Proteins encoded in a region of the Gallalistipes aquisgranensis genome:
- a CDS encoding epoxyqueuosine reductase has protein sequence MLEAEWIRRQALGIGFDDCGVARCRRLDERAEGFSAWLAEGNHAGLGYLERHADKRLDPALLVEGARTVVVCLVSCNNGAWQESCRPVPDPARPWEPYPRIASYALARDYHTTIREMLTALLDAVRRRYPGVTGRCFTDTAPLMEKSWAAEAGLGWIGKNSLLVSPRFGSFVLLGEAVLDAPADHYDTPFAGERCGTCRRCMDACPNGAITAPRRLDLRRCISRLTIERPAPADAPRPASPATRPAEHPVSTETAPGHSPVPPADTPAALSANAPVPPPGGTAQSPPDVPGLHGWLFGCDLCQSVCPYNRQAPRFTHPAFAPLFRPDEMTRETWLALSAAAFRTRMGTTPLVRCGLENLQLRLIRRD, from the coding sequence ATGCTGGAGGCGGAATGGATACGGAGGCAGGCCCTCGGAATAGGATTCGACGACTGCGGAGTGGCCCGTTGCAGACGACTGGACGAACGGGCGGAGGGATTCTCTGCGTGGCTGGCCGAGGGCAATCATGCCGGACTGGGCTACCTGGAGCGCCACGCGGACAAACGCCTCGACCCCGCCCTGCTCGTAGAGGGAGCCCGCACGGTGGTCGTCTGCCTGGTCTCCTGCAACAACGGGGCCTGGCAGGAGAGCTGCCGCCCGGTCCCCGATCCCGCCCGCCCGTGGGAACCCTACCCCCGCATCGCCTCCTACGCCCTGGCACGCGACTACCACACGACCATCCGGGAGATGCTGACCGCCCTGCTCGACGCCGTCCGCCGGCGCTATCCCGGCGTCACGGGCCGCTGCTTCACCGACACGGCCCCGCTGATGGAGAAGAGCTGGGCTGCGGAGGCCGGACTGGGTTGGATCGGCAAGAACTCCCTGCTCGTCTCTCCCCGATTCGGCTCGTTCGTCCTGCTGGGCGAGGCGGTGCTCGACGCCCCCGCCGACCACTACGACACGCCGTTCGCCGGGGAGCGGTGCGGCACCTGCCGGCGCTGCATGGATGCCTGTCCGAACGGTGCGATCACGGCTCCGCGCCGGCTCGATCTGCGGCGCTGCATCTCGCGCCTGACGATCGAACGTCCCGCCCCGGCCGACGCACCCCGTCCGGCATCTCCCGCCACCAGGCCTGCGGAACATCCCGTTTCCACGGAAACAGCCCCCGGACACTCCCCCGTCCCGCCGGCCGACACTCCGGCCGCGCTTTCCGCGAACGCCCCCGTTCCGCCCCCCGGAGGGACCGCGCAGAGCCCTCCGGACGTACCCGGCCTGCACGGCTGGCTCTTCGGCTGCGACCTGTGCCAAAGCGTCTGTCCCTACAACCGCCAGGCCCCCCGGTTCACCCACCCGGCATTCGCCCCGCTTTTCCGGCCCGACGAAATGACGCGCGAGACCTGGCTCGCCCTTTCCGCCGCGGCGTTCCGGACCCGCATGGGCACCACCCCGCTCGTCCGCTGCGGGCTGGAAAACCTGCAGCTGCGACTGATCCGCCGCGACTGA
- the araJ gene encoding MFS transporter AraJ: MKKSLIALAFGTLGLGIAEFVMMGILPYVADDLGIGIVTAGHLISAYALGVCVGAPMLILARKYPLKKILLVLVTIIMVGNLCAASAPNYWVLLLSRFVSGLPHGAYFGVGSIVADKLADKGHGSQAVSIMVAGMTVANLFGVPLGTSLASALSWRLTFLLVGCWGVIILYYIWRWVPQVESLPDTGLKGQFRFLRSPAPWLLIGATMLGNGGIFSWYSYINPLLVNVSGFPAHSITFLMVLAGFGMVVGNLASGRLSDRFQPGRVAATVQGIVCLLLLLTFFLSPVPWLSVLLMCLCTTGLFALSSPQQILLIRYSKGGEMLGAASVQVAFNLGNALGAYLGGLPLDAGLDYRYTALVGAPLALAGFLLLRLFHRRYETPRLPGA, from the coding sequence ATGAAAAAAAGTCTTATCGCGCTGGCCTTCGGAACGCTCGGCCTGGGCATCGCCGAGTTCGTGATGATGGGTATCCTGCCCTACGTGGCGGACGACCTGGGCATCGGCATCGTCACCGCCGGCCATCTCATTTCGGCCTATGCACTGGGGGTCTGCGTAGGGGCACCCATGCTGATCCTCGCCCGCAAATATCCGCTCAAGAAAATCCTCCTCGTGCTGGTCACGATCATCATGGTGGGCAACCTCTGCGCCGCCTCGGCTCCCAACTACTGGGTGCTGCTCCTCTCCCGGTTCGTGTCGGGCCTGCCCCACGGCGCCTATTTCGGCGTGGGCTCGATCGTGGCCGACAAACTGGCCGACAAGGGACACGGTTCGCAGGCCGTCTCGATCATGGTGGCGGGCATGACGGTTGCCAATCTCTTCGGCGTGCCGCTGGGCACCTCGCTCGCCTCGGCCCTCTCCTGGAGGCTCACTTTCCTGCTGGTCGGCTGCTGGGGCGTCATCATCCTCTACTACATCTGGCGCTGGGTGCCGCAAGTGGAGAGCCTGCCCGACACGGGACTGAAGGGACAGTTCCGGTTTCTCCGTTCGCCTGCCCCCTGGCTGCTGATCGGCGCCACGATGCTGGGCAACGGGGGTATCTTCAGCTGGTACAGTTACATCAATCCGCTGCTGGTGAACGTCTCCGGTTTCCCGGCCCACAGCATCACCTTCCTCATGGTGCTGGCCGGTTTCGGCATGGTGGTCGGCAACCTGGCCAGCGGACGCCTCTCCGACCGTTTCCAGCCCGGGCGCGTGGCCGCCACGGTCCAGGGCATCGTCTGTCTCCTGCTGCTGCTCACCTTCTTCCTGTCGCCGGTGCCGTGGCTCTCCGTCCTGCTCATGTGCCTCTGCACGACGGGACTTTTCGCTCTCTCCAGCCCCCAGCAGATCTTGCTGATCCGCTACTCGAAAGGAGGCGAAATGCTGGGGGCCGCCAGTGTTCAGGTGGCCTTCAACCTCGGCAACGCCTTGGGCGCCTATCTCGGCGGCCTCCCGCTCGACGCCGGGCTGGACTACCGCTACACCGCCCTGGTCGGAGCCCCGCTCGCGCTGGCCGGCTTCCTCCTGCTGCGGCTGTTCCACCGACGCTACGAAACGCCCCGGCTTCCTGGGGCCTAA
- a CDS encoding AMP-binding protein, with amino-acid sequence MAFKTLRELYLNSIGSFAERPSFSMYEAGSMTYREFGERVETVREMLLDAGLSSGDKVALLSGNMPNWPVCYLAVVSSGMVVVPILPDFSGPELDMIIEHADAKALLVSDKLFSKVSKAIIEKLNVVIRTKNLGIISRHGTGRGTMTEPRGEDVAAIIYTSGTTSKPKGVMLSHSNLCSQLEMARRLYPIGPQDVFLSILPLSHTYECSIGMLYPFMEGSSVVYLDRPPTASTLMPAMKAIRPTIMLSVPLIIEKIYKSQVLKPFTENAFKKRVYGWGWFRRMIHRVAGRKLVKIFGGRLRFFGIGGAKLDTQAEQFLIDARFPYAIGYGLTETAPLIAGAIPGRTSLGSTGPVMDGVSARLENINPRSGEGEIVVRSPSTMIGYYKNPEATKEVFTPDGWFRTKDLGLFDSRGYLYIKGRLNNMIVGPSGENIYPEEIETVINSHFLVTDSIVKEEKGKLVALVHFNREELERRYYSMKEELGNKMDEIKSDLMRYVNSKVNKFSRISVVVEQTDGFEKTPTHKIKRFLYIKNRKK; translated from the coding sequence ATGGCTTTTAAAACATTGCGCGAACTGTATCTGAACAGTATCGGTTCGTTCGCCGAAAGGCCCTCTTTCTCGATGTACGAGGCCGGCTCCATGACCTACCGGGAGTTCGGGGAGCGGGTCGAGACCGTCCGGGAGATGCTGCTCGACGCGGGGCTCAGCAGCGGCGACAAGGTGGCCCTCCTGAGCGGGAACATGCCCAACTGGCCCGTCTGCTATCTGGCCGTCGTCTCGTCCGGCATGGTGGTGGTTCCGATCCTGCCCGACTTTTCGGGACCGGAGCTCGACATGATTATCGAGCATGCCGATGCCAAGGCGCTGCTGGTGTCCGACAAACTCTTTTCGAAAGTTTCCAAAGCGATCATAGAGAAACTCAATGTGGTGATCCGCACCAAGAACCTGGGAATCATCTCCCGGCACGGTACGGGACGGGGTACGATGACCGAGCCCCGCGGCGAGGATGTCGCGGCGATCATCTACACGTCGGGCACCACCTCCAAACCCAAGGGGGTGATGCTCTCCCACAGCAATCTCTGTTCGCAGCTGGAGATGGCCCGGAGGCTCTATCCGATCGGTCCGCAGGATGTGTTCCTTTCGATCCTGCCCCTGTCGCATACCTACGAGTGTTCGATCGGTATGCTCTATCCTTTCATGGAGGGCTCGTCGGTGGTCTATCTCGACCGTCCGCCCACGGCTTCGACCCTCATGCCCGCCATGAAGGCGATCCGGCCGACGATCATGCTGAGCGTGCCGCTGATTATCGAGAAGATATACAAAAGTCAGGTGCTCAAACCTTTCACGGAAAACGCCTTCAAGAAAAGGGTGTACGGCTGGGGTTGGTTCCGCCGGATGATCCATCGGGTGGCGGGCCGGAAACTGGTGAAGATTTTCGGCGGCCGCCTGCGCTTTTTCGGAATCGGCGGGGCCAAGCTCGACACGCAGGCCGAACAGTTCCTGATCGACGCGCGTTTCCCCTATGCCATCGGATACGGGCTCACCGAGACCGCACCGTTGATCGCGGGGGCCATTCCGGGCCGTACGTCGCTCGGCTCGACGGGTCCCGTGATGGACGGCGTGTCGGCCCGGCTCGAAAATATCAATCCCCGGTCGGGCGAGGGAGAGATCGTGGTCAGGAGCCCGAGCACGATGATCGGCTATTACAAGAATCCCGAGGCCACGAAGGAGGTCTTCACGCCCGACGGCTGGTTCCGCACCAAGGACCTCGGCCTTTTCGATTCGCGCGGTTACCTCTATATCAAAGGGCGTCTGAACAACATGATCGTCGGGCCCAGCGGGGAGAACATCTATCCGGAGGAGATCGAGACGGTCATCAACAGCCATTTTCTGGTGACCGATTCGATCGTCAAGGAGGAGAAGGGCAAACTGGTGGCTCTCGTCCATTTCAACCGCGAGGAGCTGGAGCGCCGGTATTACAGCATGAAGGAGGAACTGGGCAACAAGATGGACGAGATCAAGTCCGACCTGATGCGCTACGTCAACTCCAAGGTGAACAAATTTTCCCGGATTTCGGTGGTCGTGGAACAGACGGACGGTTTCGAAAAGACCCCGACCCACAAGATCAAGCGGTTCCTCTATATCAAGAACCGGAAGAAATAG
- a CDS encoding TIGR01212 family radical SAM protein (This family includes YhcC from E. coli K-12, an uncharacterized radical SAM protein.) — translation MLYPWGDERRFNSYAGYFRRLLGGRVQKVTINAGFTCPNRDGTVATGGCTFCNNEAFTPSYCTPDKTVATQIAEGIEFHANRYRRADRFLAYFQSYSNTHAPLERLRAIYDEALRDPRVAGIVVGTRPDCVDDGKLDYFASLARDRYVALEFGIESCYDRTLRAVNRGHDFECARRAVEAAAARGLHVGGHFILGLPGETDRMLVEQTERINALPLTTVKFHQLQIFRGTPMAARYAARPEEFRFWDLPAYLDLFTEILRRLRPDLVVERFAGEAPPRYHVGPTWGLIRNDRLLALLEKRLEERNAWQGELYGATTAPRHE, via the coding sequence ATGCTCTATCCGTGGGGAGATGAAAGGCGGTTCAACAGCTACGCCGGTTATTTCCGCAGGCTGCTGGGCGGCCGAGTCCAGAAGGTGACCATCAATGCCGGGTTCACCTGCCCCAACCGGGACGGGACGGTCGCCACGGGAGGCTGCACGTTCTGCAACAACGAGGCGTTCACCCCCTCCTACTGCACGCCCGACAAGACGGTCGCCACCCAGATCGCCGAAGGAATCGAGTTCCACGCCAACCGTTACCGCCGGGCCGACCGCTTCCTGGCCTACTTCCAGTCCTACTCCAACACCCATGCCCCGCTGGAGCGCCTGCGGGCCATCTACGACGAAGCGCTGCGCGATCCCCGCGTGGCCGGCATCGTGGTGGGCACGCGCCCCGACTGCGTGGACGACGGGAAACTGGACTATTTCGCCTCGCTGGCCCGCGACCGCTACGTCGCCCTCGAGTTCGGGATCGAATCGTGTTACGACCGTACGCTGCGGGCCGTCAACCGGGGCCACGATTTCGAGTGCGCCCGCCGGGCCGTGGAGGCAGCCGCCGCACGGGGGCTCCACGTGGGCGGACACTTCATCCTGGGCCTGCCGGGCGAAACCGACCGGATGCTGGTCGAACAGACCGAGCGGATCAACGCCCTGCCCCTCACCACCGTGAAGTTCCACCAGCTCCAGATTTTCCGGGGCACGCCGATGGCCGCCCGCTACGCCGCCCGGCCGGAGGAGTTCCGTTTCTGGGACCTGCCGGCCTACCTCGACCTCTTCACGGAGATTCTCCGCCGCCTCCGGCCCGACCTGGTGGTGGAACGTTTCGCGGGAGAGGCCCCGCCCCGTTACCATGTCGGCCCCACGTGGGGGCTGATCCGCAACGACCGCCTGCTGGCCCTGCTCGAAAAGCGGCTGGAGGAGCGCAATGCCTGGCAGGGAGAGCTCTACGGGGCGACAACGGCCCCCCGGCACGAATAG